One genomic segment of Candidatus Cloacimonadota bacterium includes these proteins:
- a CDS encoding 3-phosphoglycerate dehydrogenase — MPKVLIATEKPFAAAAVQKIKAELDAAGYTHAWLENYTDPKDLHTAVADADALIIRSDKVDEAVFAAAPKLKIVVRAGAGYDNIDLAAATAHNVVAMNTPGQNSNAVAELALAMMIYMARGKFNGKSGSELAGKKLVLYGFGFVPRFLAKMAKGVGMEVFAYDPYISPEIMAKEGVTTLNSVQEIFSTGDYISLHIPATAETKKSINWDLLSLMKDNCIMVNTARKEVIDEDSLLKAFEEKAKFRYVSDVEPDCSAKLAELYPDRSYWTPKKMGAQTGEANVNAGVAAAKQIIAFLEKGDTTFKVN, encoded by the coding sequence ATGCCCAAAGTACTGATCGCCACGGAAAAACCCTTTGCCGCGGCCGCCGTGCAAAAAATCAAAGCCGAGCTTGACGCCGCAGGCTATACCCATGCCTGGCTGGAAAACTACACCGATCCCAAAGACCTTCACACCGCCGTCGCGGATGCCGATGCCCTCATCATCCGCAGCGACAAGGTTGACGAAGCCGTCTTCGCAGCAGCTCCGAAACTCAAAATCGTGGTGCGCGCCGGCGCCGGATATGACAACATCGACCTCGCCGCTGCCACAGCCCACAACGTGGTGGCCATGAACACTCCTGGCCAGAATTCCAACGCAGTGGCAGAGCTTGCCCTGGCTATGATGATCTATATGGCGCGGGGCAAATTCAACGGCAAAAGCGGATCCGAACTGGCCGGCAAGAAGCTGGTGCTCTATGGTTTCGGTTTCGTTCCCCGTTTTCTGGCCAAGATGGCCAAAGGCGTAGGAATGGAAGTTTTCGCCTACGATCCCTACATCAGCCCTGAAATAATGGCCAAGGAAGGCGTCACCACCCTAAACAGCGTACAGGAAATCTTCAGTACCGGCGACTACATTTCCCTGCACATTCCCGCCACAGCCGAAACCAAGAAATCCATCAACTGGGACCTGCTTTCCCTGATGAAGGACAATTGCATCATGGTGAACACCGCGCGCAAAGAAGTCATCGACGAAGATTCTCTGCTGAAGGCCTTTGAAGAAAAAGCGAAATTCCGTTATGTGAGCGACGTGGAACCCGATTGCTCCGCCAAACTAGCTGAGCTCTACCCCGACCGCAGCTATTGGACCCCCAAGAAAATGGGGGCCCAGACCGGTGAAGCCAACGTCAATGCCGGCGTGGCCGCTGCTAAGCAGATCATCGCCTTCCTCGAAAAGGGCGATACAACCTTCAAGGTAAATTAA
- the rpmA gene encoding 50S ribosomal protein L27: protein MAHKKGVGSSRNGRDSNPKYRGVKKYGSEYVVAGNIIVRQKGTKIHPGANVGMGRDYTLFSLIEGHVKFETRGASNRKFVSVVPISSEA, encoded by the coding sequence ATGGCACATAAGAAAGGAGTCGGAAGCAGCCGCAACGGACGGGACAGCAATCCCAAATACCGCGGCGTGAAAAAGTACGGCAGTGAGTATGTTGTGGCCGGCAACATCATCGTGCGCCAGAAAGGCACGAAAATCCATCCCGGCGCCAACGTCGGCATGGGCAGGGACTATACCCTGTTCAGCCTCATCGAAGGCCATGTGAAATTTGAGACCCGCGGGGCCAGCAACAGAAAGTTCGTCTCTGTGGTCCCCATCAGCAGCGAAGCATAA
- the rplU gene encoding 50S ribosomal protein L21, translated as MYAIVDIKGFQYRAEANAILRVPLLNTAEPGQSLEFDRVLLVRNEDEIMVGQPVVEGAAVLAEVIEHGKGKKKVIYHAKRRKGYRVKKGYREQYTEIKVTGIRI; from the coding sequence ATGTACGCCATCGTTGATATCAAAGGATTTCAGTACAGGGCTGAAGCAAACGCCATCCTGCGCGTTCCCCTGCTGAATACGGCGGAGCCGGGCCAGAGCCTGGAGTTTGACCGGGTGTTGCTTGTCCGCAATGAGGACGAGATCATGGTCGGCCAGCCCGTAGTAGAAGGCGCAGCAGTACTTGCAGAAGTAATCGAGCACGGTAAAGGCAAAAAGAAGGTGATCTACCATGCCAAACGCAGGAAAGGTTACCGTGTTAAAAAAGGTTACCGTGAGCAATACACAGAAATTAAAGTCACCGGTATCCGGATTTGA